One region of Glycine max cultivar Williams 82 chromosome 9, Glycine_max_v4.0, whole genome shotgun sequence genomic DNA includes:
- the LOC100795947 gene encoding uncharacterized protein isoform X2 produces MGKEWYFAGRSSKRGVVGVGGEAEAETQAPSGCMCAVFQFFDFHPFHFPNINQHHQQEQTSFKPPSCTSEDHTTVPKGAEAPRNSLESEDGDGTVSSLSSKEEDFKIPNIVQIKTSGGTRASGGNLNDLSSELTGSPGTKTPTLVARLMGLDLLPGANSPSFSSCLSTPNTQGNVSHLHHHLRHKQHVQTKHRNSIDSSDIASTRSLPETPRISSARRSDVDHHHRLSLQINKENMNLGEDLELPRLSFSKRKSDENNGRSPSYYARQIVKQVKESVSRKVGQDITNTSLKTREENVGQFRSKKSPKTSSLKAIDETETNPDKQSNQSPYFPRLRFIDKHKPNTTTTSTPSSLTTKDQNMLKLPPPPPVNTQPHLPRVLTKPKAQTLVPEQQEFHQNNKSVPKCKKATNEKFNSRLIKRPPQTSDIIRNKQEEPFIILRPTSPTGASDIKNTKSKKNHHPLSSNILLNNINNVPNLLPVKTDPSPPATKIPSKQSQVCDTCHQESKSSSQLSSCARQRYKQEGTTTTLLATRDRSENKPNNGAFSFSSTTVVQPHTPQELQYITAILARTTALKSQGIPTTLSLNQGWFSPTNPLDPSIFHHLEHPESDKDRNFSPKDQLGHRWNRRLLFDLVDEVLREILGPQEGEREKKRLWFLKGGVCNQKGSVVGLVERVWERVEEFPRAKCEVLEDIDELVDMQREKDGEKMEEEGEGLVAEIEGNIWDTLVHETVVVMDCWGNAKKQKLLLYDDDSKIPSHVCSLNQF; encoded by the exons ATGGGCAAGGAGTGGTATTTTGCTGGAAGATCATCTAAGAGAGGTGTAGTAGGAGTAGGAGGTGAAGCTGAGGCTGAAACACAAGCCCCTTCTGGTTGCATGTGTGCTGTTTTTCAGTTCTTTGATTTCCATCCTTTTCACTTTCCCAACATAAACCAACACCACCAACAAGAACAGACCTCTTTCAAGCCACCCTCATGCACTTCAGAAGACCACACCACAGTCCCAAaag GCGCTGAAGCACCTAGGAACAGCTTGGAGTCAGAGGATGGTGATGGTACAGTTTCATCTCTCtcatcaaaagaagaagattttaaAATTCCT AATATTGTACAAATTAAGACAAGTGGAGGCACAAGAGCAAGTGGTGGAAATTTGAATGACTTGTCCTCAGAACTCACCGGCTCTCCAGGGACAAAGACACCAACTTTGGTGGCCAGGTTAATGGGTTTGGATCTTCTTCCAGGGGCAAACTCACCATCTTTTTCTTCATGTCTTTCAACTCCAAACACACAAGGCAATGTGTCACATCTTCACCACCACCTGAGACACAAGCAACATGTCCAAACCAAACACAGAAACAGCATAGACAGTAGTGACATAGCCTCCACAAGATCTTTGCCTGAGACACCAAGAATCTCCTCAGCAAGAAGATCAGATGTTGATCATCACCACAGACTCTCACTCCAAATCAACAAGGAAAACATGAACCTTGGTGAGGATTTGGAGCTCCCTAGGCTCTCATTTTCCAAAAGGAAGAGTGATGAGAACAATGGCAGGAGTCCAAGCTACTATGCCAGACAAATTGTCAAACAGGTTAAGGAAAGTGTGAGCAGAAAAGTTGGTCAAGACATCACCAACACTAGTCTCAAAACCAGAGAAGAAAATGTAGGCCAATTCAGAAGCAAAAAATCTCCCAAAACATCATCACTGAAAGCAATTGATGAAACTGAAACCAACCCTGATAAACAATCAAACCAATCTCCCTATTTCCCAAGGCTTAGATTCATTGACAAACAcaaaccaaacacaacaacaacatcaacacCATCATCACTCACAACGAAAGACCAAAACATGCTGAAACTGCCACCACCTCCTCCAGTTAACACTCAACCACATCTTCCAAGAGTTTTAACAAAACCAAAGGCTCAAACATTGGTGCCAGAGCAGCAAGAGTTTCACCAGAACAACAAATCTGTTCCAAAATGCAAAAAGGCTACAAATGAAAAGTTCAACTCAAGGCTCATCAAAAGGCCTCCACAGACATCAGACATCATCAGAAACAAGCAAGAAGAACCATTCATCATTCTTCGTCCCACATCGCCTACTGGAGCCAGTGAcatcaaaaacaccaaaagcAAGAAAAATCATCATCCATTGTCAAGCAATATTCTcctcaacaacatcaacaatGTACCAAATCTTCTACCTGTCAAGACAGACCCTTCTCCTCCAGCAACCAAAATTCCTTCCAAACAG TCACAGGTCTGTGATACTTGTCATCAAGAGTCCAAAAGCAGTTCACAGTTATCTAGTTGTGCGCGCCAGAGGTACAAACAAGAAGGAACAACAACCACACTACTCGCTACCCGAGATAGATCAGAGAACAAGCCTAACAACGGTgctttctccttctcctccaCCACCGTCGTCCAACCTCACACCCCACAAGAGCTTCAGTACATCACAGCAATCCTAGCCCGTACCACTGCCCTAAAGTCACAGGGTATCCCCACAACACTGTCCTTAAACCAAGGGTGGTTCTCTCCGACCAACCCACTCGACCCATCAATCTTCCACCACCTCGAACACCCAGAAAGCGACAAAGATCGCAACTTTTCCCCAAAAGACCAACTGGGTCACCGTTGGAATCGGAGATTGCTGTTCGATTTGGTGGATGAGGTTCTGAGGGAGATTTTGGGGCctcaagagggagagagagaaaagaagagactTTGGTTTTTGAAGGGTGGTGTTTGTAACCAAAAAGGGAGCGTTGTAGGGTTGGTGGAGAGGGTGTGGGAGAGGGTCGAGGAGTTCCCGCGTGCCAAGTGTGAGGTGTTGGAAGACATTGATGAGTTGGTCGACATGCAGAGAGAGAAAGATGGTgagaaaatggaagaagaagGGGAAGGGTTGGTGGCAGAGATTGAAGGGAACATATGGGACACGTTAGTGCATGAAACTGTTGTGGTTATGGATTGTTGGGGAAAtgctaaaaaacaaaaattattactatATGATGATGATTCCAAAATACCATCACATGTTTGTAGTctcaatcaattttaa
- the LOC100795947 gene encoding uncharacterized protein isoform X1, whose amino-acid sequence MGKEWYFAGRSSKRGVVGVGGEAEAETQAPSGCMCAVFQFFDFHPFHFPNINQHHQQEQTSFKPPSCTSEDHTTVPKGAEAPRNSLESEDGDGTVSSLSSKEEDFKIPKNIVQIKTSGGTRASGGNLNDLSSELTGSPGTKTPTLVARLMGLDLLPGANSPSFSSCLSTPNTQGNVSHLHHHLRHKQHVQTKHRNSIDSSDIASTRSLPETPRISSARRSDVDHHHRLSLQINKENMNLGEDLELPRLSFSKRKSDENNGRSPSYYARQIVKQVKESVSRKVGQDITNTSLKTREENVGQFRSKKSPKTSSLKAIDETETNPDKQSNQSPYFPRLRFIDKHKPNTTTTSTPSSLTTKDQNMLKLPPPPPVNTQPHLPRVLTKPKAQTLVPEQQEFHQNNKSVPKCKKATNEKFNSRLIKRPPQTSDIIRNKQEEPFIILRPTSPTGASDIKNTKSKKNHHPLSSNILLNNINNVPNLLPVKTDPSPPATKIPSKQSQVCDTCHQESKSSSQLSSCARQRYKQEGTTTTLLATRDRSENKPNNGAFSFSSTTVVQPHTPQELQYITAILARTTALKSQGIPTTLSLNQGWFSPTNPLDPSIFHHLEHPESDKDRNFSPKDQLGHRWNRRLLFDLVDEVLREILGPQEGEREKKRLWFLKGGVCNQKGSVVGLVERVWERVEEFPRAKCEVLEDIDELVDMQREKDGEKMEEEGEGLVAEIEGNIWDTLVHETVVVMDCWGNAKKQKLLLYDDDSKIPSHVCSLNQF is encoded by the exons ATGGGCAAGGAGTGGTATTTTGCTGGAAGATCATCTAAGAGAGGTGTAGTAGGAGTAGGAGGTGAAGCTGAGGCTGAAACACAAGCCCCTTCTGGTTGCATGTGTGCTGTTTTTCAGTTCTTTGATTTCCATCCTTTTCACTTTCCCAACATAAACCAACACCACCAACAAGAACAGACCTCTTTCAAGCCACCCTCATGCACTTCAGAAGACCACACCACAGTCCCAAaag GCGCTGAAGCACCTAGGAACAGCTTGGAGTCAGAGGATGGTGATGGTACAGTTTCATCTCTCtcatcaaaagaagaagattttaaAATTCCT AAGAATATTGTACAAATTAAGACAAGTGGAGGCACAAGAGCAAGTGGTGGAAATTTGAATGACTTGTCCTCAGAACTCACCGGCTCTCCAGGGACAAAGACACCAACTTTGGTGGCCAGGTTAATGGGTTTGGATCTTCTTCCAGGGGCAAACTCACCATCTTTTTCTTCATGTCTTTCAACTCCAAACACACAAGGCAATGTGTCACATCTTCACCACCACCTGAGACACAAGCAACATGTCCAAACCAAACACAGAAACAGCATAGACAGTAGTGACATAGCCTCCACAAGATCTTTGCCTGAGACACCAAGAATCTCCTCAGCAAGAAGATCAGATGTTGATCATCACCACAGACTCTCACTCCAAATCAACAAGGAAAACATGAACCTTGGTGAGGATTTGGAGCTCCCTAGGCTCTCATTTTCCAAAAGGAAGAGTGATGAGAACAATGGCAGGAGTCCAAGCTACTATGCCAGACAAATTGTCAAACAGGTTAAGGAAAGTGTGAGCAGAAAAGTTGGTCAAGACATCACCAACACTAGTCTCAAAACCAGAGAAGAAAATGTAGGCCAATTCAGAAGCAAAAAATCTCCCAAAACATCATCACTGAAAGCAATTGATGAAACTGAAACCAACCCTGATAAACAATCAAACCAATCTCCCTATTTCCCAAGGCTTAGATTCATTGACAAACAcaaaccaaacacaacaacaacatcaacacCATCATCACTCACAACGAAAGACCAAAACATGCTGAAACTGCCACCACCTCCTCCAGTTAACACTCAACCACATCTTCCAAGAGTTTTAACAAAACCAAAGGCTCAAACATTGGTGCCAGAGCAGCAAGAGTTTCACCAGAACAACAAATCTGTTCCAAAATGCAAAAAGGCTACAAATGAAAAGTTCAACTCAAGGCTCATCAAAAGGCCTCCACAGACATCAGACATCATCAGAAACAAGCAAGAAGAACCATTCATCATTCTTCGTCCCACATCGCCTACTGGAGCCAGTGAcatcaaaaacaccaaaagcAAGAAAAATCATCATCCATTGTCAAGCAATATTCTcctcaacaacatcaacaatGTACCAAATCTTCTACCTGTCAAGACAGACCCTTCTCCTCCAGCAACCAAAATTCCTTCCAAACAG TCACAGGTCTGTGATACTTGTCATCAAGAGTCCAAAAGCAGTTCACAGTTATCTAGTTGTGCGCGCCAGAGGTACAAACAAGAAGGAACAACAACCACACTACTCGCTACCCGAGATAGATCAGAGAACAAGCCTAACAACGGTgctttctccttctcctccaCCACCGTCGTCCAACCTCACACCCCACAAGAGCTTCAGTACATCACAGCAATCCTAGCCCGTACCACTGCCCTAAAGTCACAGGGTATCCCCACAACACTGTCCTTAAACCAAGGGTGGTTCTCTCCGACCAACCCACTCGACCCATCAATCTTCCACCACCTCGAACACCCAGAAAGCGACAAAGATCGCAACTTTTCCCCAAAAGACCAACTGGGTCACCGTTGGAATCGGAGATTGCTGTTCGATTTGGTGGATGAGGTTCTGAGGGAGATTTTGGGGCctcaagagggagagagagaaaagaagagactTTGGTTTTTGAAGGGTGGTGTTTGTAACCAAAAAGGGAGCGTTGTAGGGTTGGTGGAGAGGGTGTGGGAGAGGGTCGAGGAGTTCCCGCGTGCCAAGTGTGAGGTGTTGGAAGACATTGATGAGTTGGTCGACATGCAGAGAGAGAAAGATGGTgagaaaatggaagaagaagGGGAAGGGTTGGTGGCAGAGATTGAAGGGAACATATGGGACACGTTAGTGCATGAAACTGTTGTGGTTATGGATTGTTGGGGAAAtgctaaaaaacaaaaattattactatATGATGATGATTCCAAAATACCATCACATGTTTGTAGTctcaatcaattttaa